A segment of the Helicobacter sp. MIT 21-1697 genome:
CCCTCAAATTCAATTATTATTTTTTGTTTTTTAAATGTACTCTAAGAATCTAAATATTTTATCGTATTTTTCTTGTGTGTGAATGTTATTGTGTATAACAAGAGATGTAAAGATACATAACTCACCCCCTACATATAAGGGGTAAGTTAAGAAGCATTGAAGCCAAAGGCTACTTAGTTAAGCAACCTTAGAATATTTTGCTGAATTGCATTTGCTTGAGAGAGAGCATAGCTACCAGATTGAGCAAGAATATTGAGTTTTGTAAATTCTGAACTCTCTGCTGCAAAATCCACTTCACGAATACCAGATTCAGCAGCTTTAACATTCACTTGAGTAATAGTGATGTTATTGACTGTGCTGACCATTTGTCCAGATACAGAACCAAGGTCTGCTCTAATTTTATCAAGTGTTTTCATTGCAGATTCTGCAATATCCATTGTTACCATTGCGCCTCTTAAGCTTGTTACACCAGAGCCAAGGTCTGTTCCACCAGATGCAATAACTGCATTATAGTTTGCACCAGCAGCAGAACGAACATTGATATTGAATACACCTTTTACATCACGAAGGTTTGCTGTTGTTTGAGCAACCTTTGTGTCATCAATGTAACCCGTTGAACTGATATTGATACCAGAAACAACAATGTCTCTTGCATCAGTTCGCACAAGTGAAAGGCGTCCATAGTTAGTAGCACCTTGAGTGAGTTGTTGTCCGCCATTCACGGTCTCAATTGATGCCTCGCCACCTTGTCCTGCCACAGCACCATTAGCTCTTAAATCTATACCGCGTCCATCTGTGCTTCGTAGCATTAAACGACCAATATTATCTGTATAAGCTTCAACACCTGTGTGCATTGTAGCTGCATTGAAAGCTTGCACTAAACGTCCATCGCTGTCATTTTTTTGAATACCAATAATATCCCCAATAGAGACACCATTAATCATAATATTTGCAAGACTTCCAGATTTAATTGAAATATCTGAAGTTGTATAGGCGTTTGCTTGAGCACGAACACCTGTTTTATCAGAGTTTTTATTAATAACTTCTGCTAAAACACCAAGTCCTGTTCCTGCAGAGTGAGAAATCTTTACAGATTCTAAAGTTATATCATTGACACCATCAACATTTTTAAATGTCAAAGTTACTTCA
Coding sequences within it:
- a CDS encoding flagellin A, producing the protein MAFQVNTNINALNAHAQSTFTQYNLKNSMEKLSSGLRINKAADDASGMAIADSLRSQASALGQAIRNTNDGMGIIQIADKAMDEQLKILDTIKSKAVQAAQDGQSTQSRSMIQMDIIRLIEGLDSIGNNTTYNGMALLSGAFTNKEFQVGAYSNQSIKTSIGSTTSDKIGQVRIETGALVTASGEVTLTFKNVDGVNDITLESVKISHSAGTGLGVLAEVINKNSDKTGVRAQANAYTTSDISIKSGSLANIMINGVSIGDIIGIQKNDSDGRLVQAFNAATMHTGVEAYTDNIGRLMLRSTDGRGIDLRANGAVAGQGGEASIETVNGGQQLTQGATNYGRLSLVRTDARDIVVSGINISSTGYIDDTKVAQTTANLRDVKGVFNINVRSAAGANYNAVIASGGTDLGSGVTSLRGAMVTMDIAESAMKTLDKIRADLGSVSGQMVSTVNNITITQVNVKAAESGIREVDFAAESSEFTKLNILAQSGSYALSQANAIQQNILRLLN